The following proteins come from a genomic window of Nitrosopumilaceae archaeon AB1(1):
- the hemA gene encoding glutamyl-tRNA reductase, with amino-acid sequence MTIINARITFKDSHIHILEQFTFHNVINASKQFQENAGLSECVIVQTCNRVELFGTGNNIDVTSLVNTWASLTDMSSKDFEENMNISYDSEACYHLLSLVTGLDSMVIGEEQILGQIKDSITIARDSKTSGHKLNLLFDKAIKSGTAIRNQTQLNQGGMSVGSMAVKLVEDNITDMKSKKILLIGTGEVSTLVAKSFLKRNYEFDVTSRTLPRAEMFCTAIGGTAVPFEQILTQFKKYDVLFVATSAPYFLVTYERIVKIMNEKDSIMIMDLSNPRTVDEKVATLNGVRLMNLNQISEMVNKNAKHKTQKTKLANELILQQTTDIESALRRNDMEPTIHDFFKKLDDIRVRELSKALKSLGEDDPNKIKILEKMSESISEGIMSAPVGHLRDASENNDSDLVNLICKLFNQKIQSSTFTTK; translated from the coding sequence ATGACAATAATTAATGCACGAATAACATTTAAAGATTCACATATTCACATTTTAGAACAATTTACATTTCATAATGTCATTAATGCAAGTAAACAATTCCAAGAAAATGCAGGATTATCTGAATGTGTAATTGTTCAGACATGTAATAGGGTTGAATTGTTTGGAACTGGAAATAATATTGATGTCACATCTCTTGTTAATACATGGGCATCATTGACAGACATGTCATCAAAAGATTTTGAGGAAAACATGAACATATCTTATGATTCCGAGGCGTGTTATCATCTGCTAAGTTTAGTGACCGGTCTTGATTCTATGGTAATTGGTGAAGAACAAATTTTAGGTCAAATTAAAGACTCTATCACTATTGCACGTGACTCTAAAACATCTGGACATAAACTTAATCTCTTGTTTGATAAAGCAATTAAATCTGGGACCGCAATACGTAATCAAACTCAATTGAATCAGGGTGGTATGTCTGTAGGTTCTATGGCTGTTAAATTAGTTGAAGATAATATTACAGATATGAAATCGAAAAAAATCCTACTCATTGGAACCGGTGAGGTCTCTACCCTTGTGGCCAAATCTTTCTTGAAGCGAAATTATGAGTTTGATGTTACTAGTCGAACATTGCCAAGAGCTGAAATGTTTTGTACTGCTATTGGTGGTACTGCAGTACCGTTTGAACAAATTTTAACACAATTTAAAAAATATGATGTGTTATTTGTAGCGACCTCTGCTCCATATTTCTTAGTCACTTATGAGCGAATAGTCAAAATCATGAATGAAAAAGACAGTATAATGATAATGGATCTCTCAAATCCTAGAACTGTAGATGAAAAAGTTGCTACTTTGAATGGAGTGAGATTAATGAATTTAAATCAAATATCTGAGATGGTAAATAAAAATGCAAAACATAAAACTCAAAAAACAAAACTTGCAAATGAACTAATTTTGCAACAAACAACAGATATCGAGTCTGCACTACGTAGAAATGATATGGAACCTACCATTCACGACTTTTTCAAAAAGCTCGATGATATACGCGTGCGTGAATTAAGTAAAGCTTTAAAATCTTTGGGAGAAGATGATCCTAACAAAATAAAAATTTTAGAAAAAATGTCAGAATCTATTTCTGAAGGAATAATGTCAGCTCCAGTTGGTCATCTAAGGGATGCGTCTGAAAATAATGACAGTGATTTAGTTAATCTAATTTGTAAACTATTTAATCAAAAAATACAATCTAGTACTTTTACAACTAAATAA
- a CDS encoding pantetheine-phosphate adenylyltransferase, translating into MKKYTNVALGGTFDIIHKGHMELLKKAFEISTHVIIGLVGDQMAQQNGKSPKLYEKRYDNLVDIITETWSDISYDISMLKDTFGPTVLNGDVQALIVSGETRSVGDQLNNLRQQRGLSKVEIITVPMVLADDGKRISTSRIHDLEIDESGHIL; encoded by the coding sequence GTGAAAAAATATACAAATGTTGCACTTGGCGGTACCTTTGATATTATTCATAAAGGTCATATGGAGTTGTTAAAAAAAGCGTTTGAGATATCAACTCATGTGATTATTGGTCTAGTTGGGGATCAAATGGCACAACAAAATGGGAAAAGCCCAAAATTATATGAAAAACGATATGACAATCTAGTTGATATCATCACAGAGACCTGGTCTGACATTTCATATGATATATCCATGCTGAAAGATACATTTGGTCCAACTGTATTGAACGGTGATGTACAAGCACTAATCGTAAGTGGCGAGACTCGCTCTGTAGGTGATCAACTTAATAATTTACGCCAACAACGGGGATTGTCCAAAGTAGAGATTATCACAGTTCCAATGGTTCTTGCCGATGATGGTAAACGAATCTCTACTTCCCGTATACATGATTTAGAGATTGATGAATCTGGTCATATTTTATAA
- a CDS encoding tryptophan--tRNA ligase, whose translation MSSKDFIVTPWHVEGDIDYTKLIKRFGTEKISKQLLARIKKIAREDHFMLRRGIFFSHRDMTLLLDEYEAGKKFFMYTGRGPSGNTHIGHLIPWVFAKWLQDKFDVNMYFQITDDEKFYSKQNLTLEQTNKFAYENALDFIALGFDPKKTKIIINTENIQLLYPIAAKVAKKLNFSNTKAVFGFTNETNIGMIFYTALQSAPCFLEPEKRCIIPLGVDQNPHFRLTRDIPPKINMHKPALIHNIMIPSLQGPNGKMSASSANSTIYTTDLPSVVEKKINKYAFSGGQPNVELHRKIGGNPEIDVSYQYLRLFFEPDDTKLAKIHDEYKTGKMLTGEIKAILIDKMNKYLEIHREKREKARDIIDKFVMR comes from the coding sequence ATGTCGAGTAAAGATTTCATTGTTACGCCATGGCACGTTGAAGGAGATATTGATTATACCAAATTAATAAAGAGATTTGGCACTGAAAAAATTTCAAAACAACTGCTAGCTAGAATAAAAAAAATTGCAAGGGAGGATCATTTTATGCTAAGACGAGGAATATTTTTTTCACACAGAGATATGACTCTGCTACTAGACGAATATGAAGCTGGAAAGAAATTTTTCATGTACACCGGAAGAGGACCGTCTGGAAATACGCATATCGGACATTTGATTCCATGGGTTTTTGCAAAATGGTTGCAAGATAAATTTGATGTAAATATGTATTTTCAAATAACAGACGACGAAAAATTCTACTCCAAGCAAAATCTAACACTAGAGCAGACAAATAAATTTGCATATGAAAATGCACTTGATTTTATTGCACTAGGATTTGATCCTAAAAAAACAAAAATTATAATCAATACTGAAAATATACAATTATTATATCCGATTGCCGCCAAAGTTGCAAAGAAATTAAATTTTTCAAACACAAAAGCAGTATTTGGATTTACCAACGAGACCAACATAGGTATGATATTCTATACAGCACTGCAATCTGCGCCATGTTTTTTGGAACCAGAAAAACGNTGTATCATTCCTCTAGGCGTAGATCAAAATCCACACTTTAGACTAACAAGGGATATTCCGCCAAAAATCAATATGCACAAACCTGCATTGATTCATAATATTATGATACCATCACTACAAGGACCAAATGGAAAAATGTCTGCATCAAGTGCGAATAGTACTATTTACACGACAGATTTACCTAGTGTAGTTGAGAAAAAGATAAACAAGTATGCATTCTCAGGGGGACAACCAAATGTAGAGTTGCACAGAAAAATTGGCGGTAATCCAGAGATCGATGTTTCATATCAGTATTTGAGACTCTTTTTTGAACCAGATGATACTAAATTGGCCAAGATTCACGATGAATATAAAACTGGAAAGATGCTAACCGGAGAAATTAAGGCAATACTGATAGATAAAATGAACAAGTATCTAGAAATTCATAGAGAAAAACGTGAAAAGGCAAGAGACATCATAGACAAATTTGTTATGAGATAG
- the hemB gene encoding porphobilinogen synthase produces MSFPQKRLRRLRSSKAMRRLVQETRLSTNDLVCPIFVQEDIQDKIPIDSMPELYRLPLNQLAEEIKEIISLKIPAVMVFGIPSKKDNDGTSAFAKDGIVQRAITEIRKAAGDKLIIMADVCLCQYTTSGHCGIINNEMIDNDTSIKTLGKIATXFTQAGADIVSPSAMMDGQVGIIREQLDNNGLFQVGIMPHSAKHQSSFYSPFRDAAECAPKSGDRKTYQVPFTNQREALAEVQQDVEEGADIVMIKPALAYLDLISKSREMFNIPIAAYSVSGEYALVKAAAQKNWINQKDITLEILYGIKRAGADIIITYFAKTAAKYINES; encoded by the coding sequence ATGTCATTTCCTCAAAAACGACTTCGAAGATTAAGAAGTAGTAAAGCAATGCGTAGACTAGTTCAAGAGACTAGACTCTCTACAAATGATTTGGTATGTCCCATATTTGTTCAGGAAGACATACAAGATAAAATCCCAATTGATTCCATGCCAGAATTATACAGACTACCATTAAATCAACTTGCAGAAGAGATTAAAGAAATTATTTCTCTAAAGATACCAGCAGTGATGGTGTTTGGAATACCAAGTAAAAAAGATAACGATGGTACATCTGCATTTGCAAAAGACGGCATAGTACAAAGAGCAATAACAGAGATTAGAAAAGCAGCTGGAGATAAATTAATTATAATGGCAGATGTATGTCTATGTCAATATACAACATCAGGACATTGTGGTATAATTAATAATGAAATGATTGATAACGACACTAGCATAAAGACACTAGGAAAGATTGCAACAAGNTTCACTCAGGCCGGAGCAGACATAGTATCGCCATCAGCTATGATGGATGGACAAGTTGGAATAATAAGAGAACAGTTGGACAATAACGGACTCTTTCAAGTGGGAATCATGCCACATTCAGCAAAACATCAGTCTTCATTTTATTCCCCATTCAGAGATGCTGCAGAATGTGCACCGAAGAGTGGCGATAGAAAGACCTACCAAGTCCCATTTACGAATCAACGAGAGGCATTAGCAGAGGTACAGCAAGATGTGGAAGAGGGTGCAGATATTGTCATGATTAAACCGGCACTGGCATATTTGGATTTGATATCAAAATCTAGAGAAATGTTCAATATTCCAATAGCAGCATATAGTGTGTCTGGCGAATACGCACTAGTAAAGGCAGCAGCACAGAAGAATTGGATCAATCAAAAAGATATAACATTAGAGATACTGTATGGAATAAAAAGAGCAGGAGCAGATATAATTATTACATATTTTGCAAAAACCGCGGCCAAATACATTAATGAATCATGA
- a CDS encoding 4a-hydroxytetrahydrobiopterin dehydratase → MTQKLTIQEVDDYLTELNSWSIIDGKLHKEFEFVDFTAAFKFMSDAVPHIDTMNHHPEWSNVYNKVIVNLVTHDVGGVTMNDINLAKILDSLVSS, encoded by the coding sequence ATGACACAAAAATTAACAATTCAAGAAGTTGATGATTATCTTACTGAACTGAATAGTTGGTCAATTATTGATGGAAAATTACACAAAGAATTTGAATTTGTAGATTTTACAGCCGCCTTTAAATTTATGAGTGATGCTGTTCCACACATAGATACTATGAATCATCATCCCGAATGGTCTAATGTTTATAATAAAGTAATAGTGAATCTTGTAACTCATGATGTGGGAGGAGTTACAATGAATGATATTAATCTTGCAAAAATTTTAGATTCGCTTGTTTCATCCTAA
- a CDS encoding 6-carboxytetrahydropterin synthase, which translates to MSNTPSILDSDYKYIDGKGNHLKSRTELSIAKLLSFTNQSYEYDVKLDVLGKTVLVDFKTKSGYIEVIDSEQDLIKYQKIRKNRSDINIMAIGSPSRTAHLNEMNEIVTHQEDADIGSIFLEDPSFAFDYAHILPLVNKCSILHGHTSLVMIELAGKMNNGLLMDFGEAKKIIKSTISMLDHKFFISRKYLLSEDSDHYKIGFDGPKGKFDLQIPKNTTYLLEGEATVENLSSELLQLLTPALPKNVESVGVYIYEGYNKGAHIVSKITQR; encoded by the coding sequence TTGTCTAATACTCCCTCAATATTGGATTCTGATTACAAGTATATAGATGGAAAAGGTAATCATCTTAAAAGTCGTACAGAACTATCTATTGCAAAATTATTGTCATTTACCAATCAGAGTTATGAATATGACGTAAAATTAGATGTGCTTGGGAAAACCGTTCTTGTAGATTTTAAAACGAAATCCGGTTACATCGAAGTGATTGATTCTGAACAAGATCTGATAAAATATCAGAAAATTCGGAAAAACCGATCTGATATTAATATAATGGCTATAGGATCTCCGAGTCGTACTGCTCATCTCAACGAGATGAATGAAATTGTTACACATCAGGAAGATGCTGATATTGGTTCTATTTTTCTTGAAGATCCGTCATTTGCATTTGATTATGCACATATTCTTCCTCTAGTGAACAAGTGTTCAATATTGCATGGTCATACATCATTAGTTATGATTGAACTTGCAGGTAAAATGAATAATGGTTTGCTGATGGATTTTGGTGAGGCAAAGAAAATAATAAAATCTACCATATCCATGTTGGATCATAAATTTTTCATCAGTAGAAAATATTTGCTCTCTGAGGATTCCGATCATTATAAAATTGGCTTTGATGGACCTAAAGGAAAATTTGATCTTCAAATTCCTAAAAATACAACCTATCTGCTTGAAGGCGAGGCGACGGTAGAGAATCTCTCCTCCGAATTACTTCAGCTATTAACACCTGCTTTACCAAAAAACGTAGAATCTGTGGGTGTGTATATCTATGAGGGTTACAACAAGGGTGCTCATATTGTATCTAAAATCACTCAAAGGTAG
- a CDS encoding valine--tRNA ligase, which translates to MRVTTRVLILYLKSLKGSELNPTIESKTWDPKLEKAILEEWNNSGIYQFESDGDNFVIDTPPPYPSGRPWHVGTAAHYAQIDMIARTARMSGKNVYFPIGIDCNGLPVELYTEKKHDIRMHDTDRKEFIDLCKTTLDDLESEMLQILKNLGISGDFENYYQTDSEEYRKFTQSTFIQMWNDDRIYLANRPNNYDWVSGTTIADAEIIHIEMQTKLVHMRFSLVDSKDDIIIASTRPELLCACQAVIVNPKDQRYAHLLGKKITIPLINRKVSIIPHPSAKEDFGSGAVMVCSFGDQNDVALFRELRLPVIIAIGLDGKMTKEAGVYEGLRPKQARAKIIQDLQDANFLTEIQDINHRTPVSERSKNPIEIIPMEEYYLKQQDSIDDLRKSSDTISFYPPMHRIILQNWFDSISIDWPISRRRYYATEIPVWYCKKCSHPFVPKPGKYYRPWLDKCPAEKCSECDGVEFEGETRTLDTWMDSSVSPLFISKFGRDEEFFKKTYPASIRPQAKDIVRTWLYYTLLRCNHITNNTPWSSAWIMGYGLDERGLKMSKSKGNVLDPLPVIERIGADTFRFWSASEVTHGYDFRCSEQKMDSSKKFLSKLWNVARLISAFPQVDSTKLEPSDKWIISELNSLISECQKGYSEYNFFIPAVAIREFTRNIFAAHYIEMVKARAYGDNFESSQRDSAISTLHLVLKTILKLLAPLTPFITEYLWQKLYSKTSIHKQLHPTVFDSDDMKRYTKHLVEFNSKVWNTKKSQNVSLKESIQCVIPDTLHIFATDLIQMHNLQI; encoded by the coding sequence ATGAGGGTTACAACAAGGGTGCTCATATTGTATCTAAAATCACTCAAAGGTAGTGAATTGAACCCAACAATTGAATCAAAAACATGGGATCCAAAACTTGAAAAAGCAATTCTAGAGGAGTGGAACAATTCTGGGATTTATCAATTTGAATCTGACGGTGATAATTTTGTAATAGATACCCCGCCACCTTATCCATCAGGTCGTCCATGGCATGTTGGCACAGCAGCTCATTATGCACAAATAGATATGATTGCAAGAACTGCTAGAATGTCTGGTAAAAATGTCTACTTTCCGATAGGAATTGATTGTAATGGTTTACCTGTTGAACTTTACACTGAAAAAAAACATGATATCCGAATGCATGATACTGATCGTAAAGAGTTTATTGACTTGTGCAAAACAACGTTAGACGATCTAGAGTCTGAAATGCTTCAAATTTTGAAAAATTTAGGTATAAGTGGAGATTTTGAAAATTACTACCAAACAGACTCGGAAGAATATCGCAAGTTTACCCAATCTACATTTATTCAAATGTGGAATGATGATCGTATCTATCTGGCAAACAGACCCAATAATTATGATTGGGTATCTGGAACTACCATAGCTGATGCAGAAATTATTCATATTGAGATGCAGACAAAACTAGTCCACATGAGATTTTCACTTGTAGACTCGAAAGATGATATAATAATTGCAAGTACTAGACCTGAATTACTTTGTGCATGTCAGGCAGTTATTGTAAATCCAAAAGATCAACGCTATGCCCATCTTTTAGGTAAAAAAATCACTATTCCCCTCATTAATCGTAAAGTCAGTATCATACCTCATCCTTCTGCAAAAGAAGATTTTGGATCTGGTGCTGTGATGGTGTGTAGTTTTGGTGATCAAAATGATGTAGCATTGTTCAGAGAGTTGAGATTGCCTGTAATTATTGCAATAGGTCTTGATGGAAAAATGACCAAAGAGGCAGGAGTGTATGAAGGGCTACGACCAAAACAGGCTAGGGCAAAAATAATTCAAGATTTACAAGATGCAAATTTTCTTACAGAAATTCAAGATATTAATCATAGAACTCCAGTATCTGAGAGAAGTAAAAACCCAATTGAAATAATTCCTATGGAAGAGTATTATCTTAAACAACAAGACTCTATAGATGATCTGCGTAAATCTAGTGATACCATTTCATTTTATCCCCCCATGCATCGCATAATTTTACAAAACTGGTTTGATTCTATATCTATTGATTGGCCAATTTCACGTCGCCGATATTATGCAACAGAAATTCCTGTTTGGTATTGTAAAAAATGTTCACATCCTTTTGTACCAAAACCTGGAAAATATTATAGACCTTGGCTTGATAAATGTCCTGCAGAAAAATGCTCTGAGTGTGATGGTGTAGAGTTTGAGGGGGAGACCCGTACCCTTGATACCTGGATGGACTCCTCAGTATCCCCCTTATTCATATCTAAATTTGGGCGTGATGAGGAATTTTTTAAAAAAACATATCCTGCATCCATACGACCACAGGCTAAAGATATTGTACGGACCTGGCTTTACTATACCCTCTTGCGTTGTAATCATATTACTAATAACACACCGTGGTCATCGGCGTGGATAATGGGATATGGTCTTGATGAGCGTGGATTAAAAATGAGTAAGAGTAAAGGCAATGTTCTCGATCCGCTACCAGTAATTGAGCGTATTGGAGCTGATACTTTTAGATTTTGGAGTGCAAGTGAGGTGACTCATGGGTATGATTTTAGATGCTCTGAACAAAAAATGGATTCTTCAAAAAAGTTCCTCAGTAAACTTTGGAATGTTGCACGATTAATCTCTGCGTTTCCACAGGTAGATTCTACAAAATTGGAACCAAGTGACAAATGGATCATCTCTGAACTAAATTCTCTAATCTCTGAGTGTCAAAAAGGTTATTCTGAGTATAACTTTTTCATACCTGCAGTTGCCATACGTGAATTTACACGCAATATCTTTGCTGCGCACTATATTGAAATGGTAAAGGCTAGGGCATATGGTGATAATTTTGAATCATCTCAACGTGATTCTGCAATATCTACATTACATCTAGTATTGAAAACAATTTTGAAATTACTAGCTCCTCTAACTCCATTCATAACAGAGTATCTGTGGCAAAAGCTCTATTCTAAAACTAGTATTCATAAACAATTACATCCTACTGTTTTCGATTCAGATGATATGAAACGATACACCAAACATCTAGTCGAATTCAACTCGAAAGTTTGGAATACAAAAAAATCACAAAACGTCTCTTTGAAAGAGTCTATTCAGTGTGTAATTCCTGATACATTACACATATTTGCAACTGATCTTATTCAGATGCATAATCTCCAAATCTAA
- the pdxT gene encoding pyridoxal 5'-phosphate synthase glutaminase subunit PdxT: MTSLNIGVIGIQGDVYENVIATKMALDNMKQQGDAYAVFDKEGVSNLDGIIIPGGESTTIGKLSERDGMLEEIKSKIESKTPTFGICAGLVLLGKQVYNHTVGDTKQTLFGNLDVDIERNAFGRQQNSFETEIEMNDIQIEKFNAVFIRAPVVSKLGSKTSIISKWNDKIIAVKQNHIIATAFHPELSHSVAMHEYFIKMIQES, translated from the coding sequence ATGACTAGTCTGAATATCGGTGTTATCGGAATACAGGGAGATGTATATGAAAATGTGATTGCAACAAAGATGGCACTAGATAATATGAAACAACAAGGAGATGCATATGCAGTATTTGACAAAGAAGGGGTATCAAATTTAGATGGTATAATTATTCCAGGTGGTGAAAGTACTACTATAGGAAAATTATCAGAGAGAGATGGTATGTTGGAAGAGATTAAATCAAAAATTGAGTCAAAGACACCTACATTTGGAATTTGTGCAGGATTGGTATTACTTGGCAAACAAGTATACAATCATACTGTAGGTGATACAAAACAAACATTATTTGGAAATCTAGACGTAGATATTGAGAGAAATGCATTTGGAAGACAACAAAATTCATTTGAAACAGAGATTGAGATGAATGATATTCAAATTGAGAAATTTAATGCTGTTTTTATTCGTGCTCCCGTTGTATCAAAATTAGGATCTAAAACTAGCATCATATCAAAATGGAACGATAAAATAATTGCTGTGAAACAGAATCACATCATTGCTACAGCATTTCATCCAGAACTAAGTCACAGTGTAGCAATGCACGAGTATTTTATAAAAATGATACAAGAATCTTAG
- the pdxS gene encoding pyridoxal 5'-phosphate synthase lyase subunit PdxS produces MISLSGEIENVHGVIRERENTHQITRGTSTLKRGFAHMLKNGVVMDVTTVEQAKIAERAGVVAVMVLDKLPSDVRKIGGVARTASIDVIREIMDSVTIPVMAKCRIGHTYEAKVLDATGVDMIDESEVLTPADQAHHIWKWDFTTPFVNGARSLGEALRRIEEGAAMIRTKGEPGTGDVAEAILHINLVNSQLRQIKSIYDSGDNQGLIKLARELKVSYELVSETAQLGRLPVVNFAAGGIATPADAAHLMSLGCDGIFVGSGIFKAEDAQERANAIVLATTFWMYPDKVLEAQVMVNEKKSILGESADSLQFKMQERGDLHD; encoded by the coding sequence ATGATCTCATTATCTGGAGAAATTGAGAATGTTCACGGAGTAATAAGAGAGAGAGAAAACACACATCAAATAACACGTGGTACATCTACATTGAAGAGAGGTTTTGCACATATGCTCAAGAATGGAGTGGTTATGGATGTGACCACAGTAGAGCAGGCAAAGATTGCAGAGAGAGCCGGAGTTGTTGCAGTAATGGTGTTAGATAAACTCCCATCAGATGTTAGAAAAATAGGCGGTGTTGCACGAACAGCAAGTATAGATGTTATACGTGAAATTATGGATTCGGTAACTATTCCAGTTATGGCAAAGTGTAGAATAGGTCACACCTATGAGGCCAAAGTACTAGATGCAACAGGAGTAGACATGATTGATGAGTCTGAAGTATTAACACCGGCAGATCAGGCCCATCATATTTGGAAATGGGATTTTACCACACCATTTGTAAATGGAGCCAGATCACTTGGAGAGGCACTGCGCAGAATAGAAGAAGGAGCTGCAATGATCAGAACAAAAGGAGAGCCGGGGACAGGAGATGTGGCAGAAGCAATACTTCACATAAATTTGGTAAACTCTCAATTAAGACAGATAAAATCAATATATGATTCGGGGGACAATCAGGGATTAATTAAATTAGCAAGGGAGTTAAAAGTATCATACGAGCTAGTATCTGAAACTGCTCAACTTGGACGATTACCTGTAGTAAATTTTGCAGCAGGTGGTATTGCGACCCCTGCAGATGCAGCACATCTAATGTCACTAGGTTGTGATGGAATATTTGTAGGATCTGGTATATTCAAAGCAGAAGACGCACAGGAGCGAGCTAATGCCATAGTATTGGCAACTACATTTTGGATGTATCCGGACAAGGTACTAGAGGCACAAGTTATGGTCAATGAGAAAAAATCCATACTGGGCGAATCTGCAGACAGTTTACAATTCAAAATGCAAGAACGAGGGGATTTACATGACTAG